Below is a window of Nitrospira sp. DNA.
CCATCAGGTCATTCATCTGTAAGCGGAAGGCACGGTCGATTATCCCGTTCTCAACTAAAAGACCATAAACTTCGCGCGTTATGTTTGCATAGGCTAACCCACCGAGCGCACAGTTAAAATTAGCCTGAAAATCATTTGGAAATATTTCCCCGATCTTCGTCTTCAGCCAGTCCCTATCAATGTAATCAAGCTGGGTAATGTACGCTCCGGCCAGCGTTGAAAAGTCGAAATTGCCATTCTGACACTTGGCAAGTTCATCCTCGAATACGCCTTTCATTGAGGCCCATACATCGGCATGTTGCTGTCGCTCTCTATCGGCAAGTCGACAAGCTCTCAGCGCATGAGAAAATATGGCTTCAATTGCCTTGCCGCGAGATGAATTAATAGCCTGTGTCATGGAATCGGACTTTGGAGGTTCATCTCGCCAATCCAGATTCTTGAGCAATATCACCAGCAGCCTCCATGTTCTGGGCAGAAGGTCTGGTGAATAAGCCTTTTCGTCGTCCTGTGTGCCGGATCTGAACAACTGGGCGATGATCGGCGGAATCCAGTCTCTATTGGGCGTATGATTCTGATCTTGCAAAGTTTGTTCGGTCCAGAATTCTATGGGCCCAATCAGCCGTTCCAAAAACAAGACTAATTGCGGCCATGCTTTGCCCCAGTCAAGTTCCTGCCCATCTTGCGGTGGCTTGCTCCAGACCTGCTCAAATCCGCTGATCACTCCATACTGGAACGGCCGTTTCGCATTTATGAAATCCTGGAGGAGTCCAAGGAATGTAGTCGGGGCAAGTGCAACAGCTGCTTCCAACGAGTCTACAAGTGCTCGTGTCGTAGGACCGCGCCATGAATCTTGTTCCTGAAAGTCATTCAATCTTTGTATAAGACTTCCAGTTTCAGCAAATACGATGATCTCTTGAGGTTGGTATGCAGCTGGTCCATGCCCGCTCCACGACTCCATGTAGGAATGGAAGTCCGGGTGATCTGATAGGTCACCTAGCAACTGATCTGCATCTAGTGAATTAAACCAGGTATCAGCTGGCGCATAACCTTTACCAGCAATAGTAGAAAGCCACTTTCGCTGCTTACGCTGAAGCCTGCGCTTCTCCTCTTCATCATCTGACGGCTCACCTAATTGCCTAATTGCCTCCACCAGTGCAGCTTTCTCAGCATCATCAAAAGTCTCAAAGTGATGCTGGAGTAGACCATAGACTTCATGGAGTGACTCATCGTCGAGTAACCGCAACCCAATAATTGAGGAGAAGACTTCCTTCAACTTCTCCCAGCGTCTGTCCAGCACATGAATACCGATCCGTCGAAGTATTTCGGCGTCGTCGCCGATTAGTGTTTCGACAAACGGTTTTGCTGTGGCTCTATTATGGTCAACCCAACTCACAAGCACATCACGGAGCCCCTCCACAAATCGATTCTCTGGCCCAAGCCACTCATGGTTTTGTGCATGATCTTCTATGGCGGGGCGGTGTAACCAGCTCGGAAGATCTCGCCTGGCTCGGTCATATGTCTCACGGAGGCGCACAACAAGGACTTCTGCAGCCTTTTGGCCAGCCCTTTTGCCCAAGCCTGGCGCGTGATTCTTGATAAGTTTTGCGAGCCAGTGATCCTCTACGATGGTTACTGGCTTCCTACGAGACTCACCGAGCGACTGTTCCTCAACCCAAATAATGGCCGTACAGTGGCGCAGAATGGAAATGGCTTTATCCCAGTCGTCGAGAGACTCACTTGCCAACAGCCGACGCATCGCACCCTTATCGAGTGCGTGGCACACTCCTCCTCGATTAAATTTCCCCTGAATCCAGCCTGGAATAAGATCAAGGTCGGCTAGAACCACAGCGGCAGTCGGAACCAAACCCAGAATCTCGGCGAATTTCCGATATGTATGGTAGTTGTCGGGGATCATCCCGTCCGGTTCGCGAGCCTGGCTGACGGCGCGAACAACACCCATTACCTTCTCTGCGAGTTGAAAATTATTCGTCTCACCAGCCCGCTTGGCGACAGCCTCCAGATAGTCCAGCCCATGCCAGTAAGGAATGTGGACGTATCCGGGCTGATCAGCCGGAAGAGGTCCACGGTTATGTTCCGCCCCGAACAGACCGGCATTCTTCAGGTGATCAAAGAACTCGTCGAAGTCTGAGCGCTTCAGCAATAATTCATAGCCCCACTGAGCCTGCTCCTCGCCTTCTTTCATGCGTTGAATAAACAACTTGAGTTTTGTCGTAAGCTCCAAAGTCATGGGAGGAGTCCCTCCATTTCTAACCGTGCAGGCAACGCCAGGGCTGGCCCAGGAGGAATCTCCGTTGCAAAGTGTTTAATGACCTCAGCGAGTTGAGTCCAATCGCGCTCATCTCGTGAGAATGCCAATAGACCGATCCCGAATTGGCGAAAATAGCTCTCCAGGCTACGTGCCAATTCGATCTCATGAGAGAAAAAGCCTTGGAGAACATAGTGCCGGGGCGCTTCAGCGGTAACTGCCGCTTTCTCAATACCCTTTTGAACTATGTATTCGAGGACCTCCAATTCGCCAAGGCTATAGCCGATGAAGAGAACATTCTTGAGCTGAAAGAGTGTTTGAAGAAACGTGAGTAATGGGTTCTCCCGGTCTGCCGTCCCGTCGATGCGATGGCTTGAATAGCGTACCAAATAGTCAACAGTTGTAAGCACCATGCTGTCTCGCTCATGGACCGAACCGTGGATGTGAAACACAGCATGAGGAATGTCTAAGTTCTCTACCGTTATCTCGCTATGCTTGTAGAAGCGACGGCGAGTGGTTGTTGGTAGCTGCTGCGCAGATGGGGACTGCTCTGACGGCAGGACGACGGGAGGGGGTATTCGATCCAGCCAGTCGTCGTAGTTCGTCGTGACAAACGTAGTCGCAAGCCTTGAGAGATCACGGTATACCCCGTCCCCCATATCTTCTTTTTGCTTGTCAGAGGGAGTCAGCAATTCCTTGAATTCGATGGGAAAGCTGTGCTGCGCTTCCAATTCCAAAGCCACAGAGAGCTTGACTCGAGATGAGAGGGAACGAATCTGGTCCAATTGCGCATGACTGAGCTTGCCTTTACTAACGAAGAATTGGAGAGCCGCATTTGCAAACTGATCCCAACCGGGGCAGCCTCCCAGTTGCGAAACACCTGCACCAATGAATGGAATAAGCTTTCTCTGGAGAGCCGCAAGGCGGAGCGCCTCGGGAATCTTTGGAATCGGCTCAATCTTCTCGATCACTTATATACCTCATCCAAAAGATTTCTACGGATGCATAGCTCATAACGTTTGCACGTGATTTGGCAAATCTTACAGATGTACCGGCGACTAAAGCCGCTTGTTCAGGCGTGGTACTCCAACGCACTCCTGACGTTTCAGCAAAGACTCAAGTCACTCAGGATTGCAGGTCAATTAGCGAACAAGCTTACCTCGTTCCCATCTATAAATCAGCTCCGCGAAGAGACTGTGAAGAAAAGAGTACCGGGTGCCCTTAAAAGCTGATGGTGATCGGAAGGGCTGATGACTGACCGCTGAAAGATAACGGCTGAGGAAAATCAAAGCTACAGCTCGAGCCGACGAACGAGCGGAATCGAATAAAAAATGCATCTGGGGTCGGATCTTGAATCGTGCATTGGCACAGGAGTACTGATTCAGCTTTTTCGTCCGACATTTGCCAGCAGCCGCTACGCCCTCCAGTTTCTCCCTCTGCGCCAGCATCCGCAGGGGCTATAAGCCATCAGCTGGCGAGGAACATATGCACAGAACAAGACTTGATACGAATTCCCGTTCCTTTTTGCTGTTCCTGCTGGCGGCCTGTATTTGCATCGTCTGGCTAGGCGGTGACACAATGGTGACGGAACTCCCGCGATGGCCGATCTGAAACTATACGCCTGGTCCTCCACTCCAATCCGTCTCCGGGGCCATACCCTCCTCTGTCTGCAAGGGTTTCGTGGGGAAGGCTACAGCCCTAGTTTTGTTGCCAACATGGCGGCGATTCATCAGACTTTGTGTGATCAGCCCGAGACCACTGTCCAAGTCGTGGCATCTCCCGATGCAGTGTGTGCCGCCTGCCCGCATCAACAAGAGTCCTCCGGTTGTACGCTCAACGGCGAGCCGTCGGAGGCGGCCATGATTGACCAGGATCGGGTCGTCCTTGAGAGGCTTGGTCTAAAAGCGGGGGAGCAGCTTGCTTGGCAAGAGATTCTCGCGCGGATCAGCACATCGATGAGCGGCGACGACCTGCCTTCCATCTGCGGCCGTTGCCGGTGGTTGCCGCTCGGCTATTGCCATGAGGGGATCGATCAGCTGCGCAGTTCCATCTGAACACGAAAACCCCACCCCATAGAGCCCAGGTGAGCCGTGGCGGTGTGACTCACATCCGACCGAATCCTGTCTTGTCAGAAAGCTCCTTCAGATCTACCCAGCCCGCATCTTTAGCAGGCTGCGAAAAACCCGATTTGTGTGCTTGGACAAGCCCGCCCTGAGTCAACCGAAGGGCTCAGCACGAACGGAAAATCTCACTAAGTTCAATGGTCACACCGTTCGTCCTGATGCTCTCGAAGGAGGACCGAACGGTTTTTCCGCAGCCTGATAGATCTTCGTTTCACCGAGAGCGGCGAGAGATGACGCGTTCATTCCGACGTTGTCACCGTGCCGACGTTGTGCGATCTTTTGGAGCCAGTTGACAAACGGTCCAAAATATTTTGCCGCGGCTACGACGTCTATAACCCGATCAAAGTTGGCTTCGGAACAACCAAGCGAGAGGCCAATACGATCGGCCTTACGGACAACCACGAACGGGAAAAATTACGCGAAGATGTGGAACGAATCGAAACCAGGTTCGACGTGAGTGAGCGGGCCAGCGGCAATCAGGACTATGCGCATGGGATCGAATTTCCGGAGAAGGATGCACTTGAAACACCCATGCGATACCGCATGACGAAGTACCACTTGTCTTGAGAAACACTCCTCTGCGGATTCGGAAGGTGGCTCATCTTAGTTTGCCAAAGCCGGTTCCTATCTGTACGGCATCTCCCCCTTTCTCTACCTCATCTGAACCAAAGTTTTGACCGCCTTCACCACCTCAGGAGTGACGATGCCTGCCACGGCCAGAAGATTGCGCATTTTGAGGTGGAATTGCCGCAGAGATTGATCTTGCCAAGTCCGTTGTTGCGCCGCGAGATAGGTGAAGTGCTTCACCCAGTTCGATGCCTGATCCGGAACAAGGCCTGTCAAGTCTTGAAACAGGTGCAAGGGCTGATGGCTGTCAGACATGAACAATGGCTTCAGGGTAGAAATCAGATATGGCCCCTGTTGATACATCGAATCGAGCTTGCTCAACAGAATTTGTGCCGCCGCATAATCATAGACGGCCAGCACCTTCTCCGCCCACTCTGAATCCGACCTACCAGGCATAGGGGTCTTCTTCACTGGAATGTACGTGGCGTTCAGCTCGGAATCCAGCTGTCGATCAAGGAACTCATCGCTCTCACGCATGATGCTCAAACAGGCCTCAAGGACTTTGAGATAGCGTGCCTTCTCTCCTTCATGTTGCGGCGGTGCACTAAAGAGGAGGTAGCTGTAGAGCCCATAACCCTGTTTTTCCCTTATCCTGGGCTTGAGAAATCCGCGAGCCGAAATCAGAGGCCCACGCGTTTGAACAGGTTCCGTGATAGTGACCCGCACCAAACACCGTCCCTTGCCCACACTCGGCGCATCGGCCGTGACAGTGGCGACAACGTTCTTATAGGGTTCACTCGGCTCGATAGTCACTGCGCTCAGGTCCCAGCGCACTTCGTTCCCCGTGCCCTGGATATGACCTTCAGTGACCTGCCACTGAACGGTGAGCGGCTGCGCTATTGATTGACCATCTGATGTACTCACCCATACATGCAATCGAACGTTTTCTCCCTGGACGATGACAGATCGCTCAGTAAGACAAATCACCTCCAGACCGTTGGTTTCATTGAAACCGGCATCTGCCGCAGCGTAGGCACTTTGGAAATCAGACAGGAGTGCCATCAACCACAGCGCGACAACAGCACACCAATATCCGACTCGCCTCATATCGTCTCAT
It encodes the following:
- a CDS encoding DUF1284 domain-containing protein gives rise to the protein MADLKLYAWSSTPIRLRGHTLLCLQGFRGEGYSPSFVANMAAIHQTLCDQPETTVQVVASPDAVCAACPHQQESSGCTLNGEPSEAAMIDQDRVVLERLGLKAGEQLAWQEILARISTSMSGDDLPSICGRCRWLPLGYCHEGIDQLRSSI
- a CDS encoding SIR2 family protein — encoded protein: MIEKIEPIPKIPEALRLAALQRKLIPFIGAGVSQLGGCPGWDQFANAALQFFVSKGKLSHAQLDQIRSLSSRVKLSVALELEAQHSFPIEFKELLTPSDKQKEDMGDGVYRDLSRLATTFVTTNYDDWLDRIPPPVVLPSEQSPSAQQLPTTTRRRFYKHSEITVENLDIPHAVFHIHGSVHERDSMVLTTVDYLVRYSSHRIDGTADRENPLLTFLQTLFQLKNVLFIGYSLGELEVLEYIVQKGIEKAAVTAEAPRHYVLQGFFSHEIELARSLESYFRQFGIGLLAFSRDERDWTQLAEVIKHFATEIPPGPALALPARLEMEGLLP